From Sporosarcina sp. Marseille-Q4943, the proteins below share one genomic window:
- the purL gene encoding phosphoribosylformylglycinamidine synthase subunit PurL → MPTMHEPTAQQIKDEKLYRQMGMTDEEFDRAVEMIGRLPNYTETGLFSAMWSEHCSYKSSKPVLRKFPTEGARVLQGPGEGAGIVDIGDNQAAVFKMESHNSPSAIEPFIGAATGAGGIIRDVFSMGARPVALVNSMRFGDLTDERDRYLFEQAVAGIASYGNTIGIPTVAGEVQFDNCYSKRPLVNAMAVGLLNHEDIQKGLASGVGNTVLYVGAKTGRDGIHGATMSSSEVAVDKEEELPVMQAGDPYLEKLLMEACLELVKSDALIGIQDMGAAGLTSSSAEMASKAGYGVELNLDLVPQREEGMTAYEMMLSESQERMLVVVKQGREQEIIDLCKKYELEAVAIGKVTDDKMLRLTHKGEVVAEILADILAEDAPVYHKKSEEPAYFREFQAMDNEEPAVEDLKGTLSALLQRPTIASKEWVYSQFDTQARTNTVVAPGSSAGVIRVRGTNKGLAMTADCNSRYIYLDPETGGKIAVAEAARNLICSGAEPIAATDCLNFGSPDKPEVFWQIEKSADGIAEACRTLNSPIIGGNVSMSNEVNGVPVYPTPTMGLVGLVHDLSQVTTTSFKQAGDAIYLIGEAATEFGGSELQQMIHGKIFGKAPAIDLEVEASRQQSLLKAIQSKLVQSATDLSEGGFAIALCEKAFDAEGLGAEVTVKGSAVTALFSETQSRFLVTVKEEHMTAFEALVQDAVKIGTVTDQDKIIIKNDNDTVLIDGTVEEFRSAWKGAIPCLLNSEA, encoded by the coding sequence ATGCCAACCATGCATGAACCAACAGCTCAGCAAATCAAAGATGAAAAACTGTATCGCCAAATGGGAATGACGGATGAGGAGTTCGATCGTGCAGTCGAGATGATCGGACGTCTTCCGAATTACACGGAGACAGGATTGTTTTCGGCGATGTGGTCGGAGCATTGTTCTTATAAAAGCTCGAAGCCGGTATTGCGCAAATTCCCTACGGAAGGTGCACGTGTGTTGCAAGGTCCCGGAGAAGGTGCTGGTATCGTCGATATCGGGGATAATCAGGCGGCTGTCTTCAAAATGGAATCGCATAACTCCCCATCTGCTATCGAGCCGTTCATCGGTGCGGCGACAGGAGCGGGCGGTATTATCCGCGACGTCTTTTCAATGGGTGCTCGTCCAGTGGCACTTGTAAACTCGATGCGTTTCGGTGATTTGACGGATGAGCGCGACCGTTATTTATTTGAACAGGCGGTTGCAGGGATTGCTAGCTACGGAAATACGATCGGCATTCCGACGGTTGCGGGAGAAGTCCAGTTCGATAATTGCTATTCGAAACGTCCGCTCGTCAATGCAATGGCTGTCGGATTGTTGAATCACGAAGATATCCAGAAAGGTCTTGCTTCCGGAGTCGGCAATACGGTCTTGTATGTCGGCGCGAAGACGGGCAGGGACGGAATCCACGGCGCGACGATGTCTTCATCTGAAGTTGCGGTCGATAAAGAGGAAGAGCTGCCAGTCATGCAAGCGGGAGATCCGTATCTTGAGAAGCTGCTCATGGAAGCTTGCCTTGAATTGGTGAAGTCGGATGCATTGATCGGCATACAGGACATGGGGGCGGCAGGACTTACTTCATCTTCGGCGGAAATGGCTTCAAAAGCTGGATATGGAGTTGAGTTGAACTTGGATCTCGTTCCACAGCGCGAAGAAGGCATGACTGCTTATGAAATGATGCTGTCCGAGTCGCAGGAGCGGATGCTCGTTGTCGTGAAGCAAGGACGTGAGCAGGAAATCATCGACTTGTGCAAGAAATACGAGCTAGAAGCAGTGGCGATCGGGAAAGTGACGGACGACAAAATGCTTCGGCTTACACATAAAGGTGAAGTTGTCGCGGAAATCTTGGCGGATATTCTCGCTGAAGACGCACCTGTCTATCATAAGAAATCGGAAGAGCCTGCTTACTTCAGAGAATTCCAGGCAATGGACAATGAGGAGCCGGCAGTCGAAGACTTGAAAGGGACATTGTCAGCGTTATTGCAACGGCCGACAATTGCGTCGAAAGAGTGGGTGTACAGCCAATTCGATACGCAGGCGCGTACGAATACGGTCGTAGCACCAGGCTCATCAGCCGGTGTCATCCGTGTCCGCGGTACGAATAAAGGCCTTGCGATGACAGCGGATTGCAACTCCCGCTATATTTACCTCGACCCGGAAACGGGCGGGAAGATTGCAGTTGCGGAAGCGGCTCGTAACTTGATCTGTTCAGGCGCGGAGCCGATTGCGGCAACGGATTGCCTGAACTTCGGAAGTCCGGACAAGCCAGAAGTGTTCTGGCAAATCGAGAAATCGGCAGATGGCATTGCAGAAGCTTGCCGTACGTTGAATTCACCGATCATCGGCGGGAACGTCTCGATGTCGAATGAAGTGAATGGGGTTCCGGTCTATCCGACTCCGACGATGGGCTTGGTTGGCCTCGTACATGATCTGTCGCAAGTGACGACGACTTCATTCAAACAAGCAGGCGACGCAATCTACTTGATTGGCGAAGCGGCGACAGAATTTGGCGGCAGCGAGCTTCAGCAAATGATCCATGGCAAAATTTTCGGGAAAGCGCCTGCAATTGATCTTGAAGTGGAGGCATCCCGTCAACAATCGCTCCTAAAAGCGATTCAAAGCAAGCTCGTCCAATCGGCGACGGATCTGTCCGAAGGCGGATTCGCTATTGCACTTTGCGAGAAGGCATTCGATGCGGAAGGCCTTGGAGCTGAAGTGACTGTTAAAGGATCAGCGGTGACGGCTTTATTCAGTGAAACGCAATCGCGCTTCCTCGTGACGGTGAAAGAGGAGCATATGACAGCTTTTGAAGCGCTAGTACAAGATGCAGTGAAAATCGGCACAGTAACCGATCAAGATAAAATCATCATTAAAAACGACAACGATACAGTTTTAATCGACGGAACGGTGGAAGAATTCCGGTCCGCGTGGAAAGGGGCAATCCCATGCTTGCTGAACTCAGAGGCCTGA
- the purQ gene encoding phosphoribosylformylglycinamidine synthase subunit PurQ, with translation MRFAILSFPGSSCDVDMYHALLDIVGVGAEIVSHMDADLHNYDAVVIPTGASYGDYLRPGALAQSSKSIDSLKAFAASGKPVLGVGNGFQILVEAGLLPGAFLRNKGLKFRSGNAKLTVQNSTSTFTSIYEQGHQITLPFAHEYGNYFVDTETAAQLKEQNRIVFAYNDGNLDGSVDAIAGVLNEQGNVLGMMPLPERAVEEIIGGTDGLPLFRSILKNWSEKNANHA, from the coding sequence ATGAGGTTCGCTATTTTAAGTTTCCCCGGATCCAGCTGTGATGTGGACATGTATCATGCCCTCTTGGATATCGTTGGCGTCGGTGCAGAAATCGTCAGCCATATGGATGCCGACTTACACAATTACGATGCTGTCGTCATTCCGACAGGAGCTTCCTACGGCGATTACTTACGCCCGGGTGCTCTTGCACAAAGCTCCAAATCGATTGACAGCTTGAAGGCATTCGCAGCTTCCGGCAAGCCGGTGCTCGGCGTAGGGAACGGTTTTCAAATCCTCGTTGAAGCCGGACTTCTTCCCGGTGCTTTCTTGCGGAATAAAGGATTGAAATTCAGAAGCGGCAATGCGAAGCTCACGGTTCAAAATTCAACATCTACTTTTACGAGCATTTATGAGCAAGGGCATCAAATTACGCTTCCATTCGCCCATGAGTACGGTAATTATTTTGTCGATACGGAAACAGCAGCGCAATTGAAAGAGCAGAACCGCATCGTATTTGCTTACAATGACGGCAATCTTGATGGCAGTGTGGACGCAATCGCAGGAGTTTTGAATGAACAAGGAAATGTCCTTGGCATGATGCCGCTTCCTGAACGCGCGGTAGAGGAAATCATCGGGGGAACGGACGGTTTGCCTTTATTCCGATCAATTTTGAAGAACTGGAGTGAGAAGAATGCCAACCATGCATGA
- the purS gene encoding phosphoribosylformylglycinamidine synthase subunit PurS: MTKVNVYVTLRESVVDPQGIAAQEALQTLGFNEVESVRIGKLIELELSGTDSEIEARVKEMCDKLLVNKVIEDYSFEIGEVAGK; this comes from the coding sequence ATGACAAAAGTGAACGTTTACGTAACATTACGCGAAAGTGTTGTTGATCCACAAGGAATTGCTGCACAGGAGGCACTTCAAACATTGGGGTTCAATGAAGTCGAAAGCGTCCGTATCGGAAAGCTGATCGAGCTTGAGCTGTCAGGAACGGACAGTGAAATTGAAGCGCGTGTGAAAGAAATGTGCGATAAGCTTCTTGTCAATAAAGTGATCGAGGACTACAGCTTTGAAATCGGGGAGGTTGCGGGCAAATGA